The DNA window TCATCAACTTCCTGATACTCGTGTCCCAGCCATTTTTCGATAAGGTATTTGTTTTTCAGCGGAATTCGGAGGTCGGCTCTGTTGCTATCCGAAATTTCTTCCCGCTCTTCTTGGATATGAGTAGCAATCTGTTGGCTGATCCGATATCTTCCTCGCCTACTGCGTAACAATCTGGCGACGGTTTTTTCTGCTTCAGCATCAGCCTCTGCGGAGAGGTTCTTGTGAAATGACTTCAGTAATCGCCGCATATTCTCCACGAAGCGTTGTGTGTCCATATAGGCCATTGCTTTCTCACACAGTAGTCTGAAATGGGGCTCCTCGGTCAGGAACATCCTAATAAGAGCTTTGCCCGTCATTCCTTCGTTTGTTGTTTCATCAGATGCTTGTGAGTCAATGTCATCATTGTCGGATGCGAGGGACTCAATATCCTCATTGTATGAATGTTTGGTCTCATCAGTATTGGCTGCAGCGCGCGAGTCGGTGTCATCTCGAAGAGCTGCCTCCGAGGACACCGTCATTGTTGTAGGACGTGATGCTGATGCGTAACCCGAGTCCCTTTCTTGGTCTTTCAAGCGTATATGAGATGGAGTACCAATCATGATTTTACGACCCATTTCATACGCCACCTCAGAGACCATCGCATCATTCTTTGGAATCGCAAACCTTGCTGCTCTTTGTTGAAGGATACGGTCTGATTGAAGATACTCCCGTACAGAAAAATGCGCTATGCGAACAACAGATGTCGGAAGTCCGTCGTCATCTTCAGTCATCGATACCACCACGAGTCCACCACACATTTCAATAATATCATCCAGATAAGATGAGCGACCCTCGCTGTCAAGTTGTGACAGTTGATTAGGACCAACAAGGGTGTCAATCAGCTCATTTGAAGTGAGAGGTTCAGTGGAAAAGCAAAGTAAACTCAATGCCCTTCGCACATCTTCAACGTTTCTTTCGTCAATACCGCACAATATCCGTGCATATGTCTCGTCGAGATCGTGAGGCAAAAAGCGCAGGCATTGGTCAAGCTGACGCCAGTTTCGCGCCCTTTCAAGAACGCTTAATTGGGATTCGACATATCCAAATCTGTATATAAATATAGTTAGATTAATAGTTCATGATTCTTTGCTGTCGAATACGTACACTCCTTGCGCATTGGCCGTCAATTTCGTCTGAATCTCGTCATGACGATCTTTAAACCTCTGGAGCCTCGAGTTATTTTTGAGCtggtgagagagaaagtCTTCTATGTCCCTGTCCACATCTGAATATGCTATAGACAGGTCCTGGTCACGCGAAGGGTCCAGAGATCTGCGGATATCAAGCTCGTCCCGACTAGTAACCAAAAGATGGACACTAGGCAAGTACCACTGCCTTATAACCTGTATCGCCCTTAGGACGCCCTTTCTCTTGTCACCTCGGGGGCTCTCGTCTAATGCATCGAGCAGAATAAAGCTATCGCGGAATTGGCTCAGGAGATTGAAAAGTCCGTTGAGTAAAGCTTCCACGGTGGGGTTACCTGGGTTGTGCGACTTATACAGCTGCTCTAGAACCTGTTCGCCACCTTGAATCTGGCCTGATAATTGTAATAGTAATGCGCGTAACATACTATTATCATCCTGCATCGACTTGTCGTTAAAATCAAAATAAAAGAACGAGAAACCTACTCGATCTCTATCCTTCCTCTTCAGGAAAGTGTGTTGGATTGCTGTTGAGCAAAGGACTGATTTTCCACACCCTGCGAAGCCATTgagccaaagaaaagaattgCGCTGCACTAGCCATTTCCCGAAATGATTTCCGCTGGTAAACCATAGACCAGTTTGAGGGTGATGCTTTCCATATTTCGCGTTATGATTGATTGATGCATCAGGGGCCATAAGCCAGGTTCGAATCACTGAAGAAACCTGACTCATGTTTGTTCGCTCGAGAAATGATTTGAAATTCGATGGTTGAACCTCGATCTGGTAGTCATTTTTTACTTGTAGGACATCAAGCGCTGATAATAGGAGTTCGCGTATCTCGCCAACGAGGTCTTCGAGCTTCTCTAGTGTGCTTTCGCGGAATGGATAGGCGACGGGACGTCCAGCGACTTGAATAGGGTCTTTTGAATCGGTGGTTGAGTCTGTATGGATTTGCTGGCATTCTACGTGAAGCTCTTCGGTGAGTGTCTGCCACCTTTGTGTGATCTTCTCGAAACCTTCTTGGTGTAGCACTTCTGCGTTGGCTCGAAGTCGGCCATCCTGGACTGCAGTTGGAAGGGATAGAAGGACGCCCCGAAGATCCTCAAATTCCAGCATGAGTTTTGCCAGATTGGCGTCTTGGTCCTGATATACGGAGTAAAAGTTGATCAAGGATTGCGTCACTTTGATCCCAAGTGAAAGCAACCCTGCGATCGCAGATGCAATCGACAACTGATCCGCCATCGTAACCGTTCGTGTTTGGAGAGACGGAGCGATAGTACAGCAATCAAGTTGTCAATCAGAAAGAAAAATTAGTACTATTTTGGATGAAGGTAGGAAGTGGAAAGAGGGTAAGCCTTAGCGAGAACGCGCATGATGAGGAGGCCgggggggagagggggggggcTTTGAGGTACGGAGACCTTTGTTATGGTCCTGACGCATGAAATACAATACAATACACGATGGCAGAGGTACGTACATATTAATCCGTCCAAAGTAGTTGGAAATATTTTTCTACAGAATATATTAGCTGTATTGGCATTATAGGCGAGAAACAGTGGAAGAGTGTAGGTAGTGATACCAATTTCAGGAAGTACTGTACCCAGTAAGCCCCCAGATCGTCGAGGGTGGCAGAGAAAAGTGACACCTTGCCATGTTCTCAAGGCCAACGATATTTTTGTTTGTCTCGTTTGCATTTCCGTGGAAACTTCGGATATGTCTTGTCATCCCTAAGGCGTATCGGCTTGTAAACCGTCGGTATGAAAAAGTACGTTCCGAAACCATGCGGAGAGAAATGCAGTATGCCGGTGAGGGCTATTCTCTATTCATCATAACATATTCTAGACTGAATTACCATTATTTTCGTTGCAATTGACTTCTCTGCGTCGTTTTACCCAAAGGCCAGTGTCACTTACGAACCGCCGGGCGGCACCTACTCTCACGCATTGCCATGGAATATTCTAGTTGCCTTGGATCGCCAATTCAGTTACAAGACGGAAGAATGTATTATGATTACAGTAAGTCACTGTATTGATTTTGACACAGGAATATTGATATCCCGGGACTATTCCTAATATAGACTAGCGGAATTTGACATTACGGTTCGAGAAACAAGGaaagagtgtaggtggtgacaccagTTTCGAGACGCACTGTACTGTAGCCGTCAGAGTACACATATTATAGATTTATCCTCGGATCGTCAACCTTTGACCTAATATGCTATGAGAGACAAGTCTGCATAGTTTATAGATCTTCGTATTTGTCATGTGTCTGGCTCTGGCTTATTCAATTCTCGAGACTGGGTACATTTTTCACAACATCCTAACATATATTTATAAAGACCAAGTATTGCGATATGTTGACCCTCTACAATCAACTGGTGTCCCCTTAACTTAGTTTGCGCGGTCACGTATGCGAGTCGCCTGGATGTGTTCTTGTTTCAAAATTTCCAATTTCCCGAATTTGTATATGATAACCAAACTGAGAGAAGAGGCCACTGAGATACCAGAGGCAATCACAGTCAAGAGAGCCATGATCGACCAATCGCCGTGGTGGGCAGTATATAGACTAACGATCGTTGTGAGAAGACCAGCTAATGCATTTAAAAGTGTGGGCCTGCAAAAAATCAGTAAATGATTTTCCTCGAGTTGGACTTGATCGTACAGAAATATACGATTGACAAGCCAAATATAATTCCCCCGAAATTCCCTACACAGCCATCCCATGATAGCTAGTCCtgcgacgaagaagaagcaggcaGTCGCAAGGAGAGGTGGGTTCTGGATGGTGTTTAAGACCAATTCACCCGCTTCGCTTTGCACCAGGTCATTTTTGAGTGCGTTAGATGTCTGGAGAGACGTAAAGGTGCCTGGCATGACCAAGTACCCTGCAAGAAGGATCCAGTGAGCTGCACTTGCAAGGGCATTATATTGAAAAGGAATTTCATCGGCTTCCACTATCATCCGCACATAGCGAGTTTCGAGGGATTCAAGAATCAAATCATTGTTCCCATGATTCGAAGGGGTAGGGACTTGAGGtgccattttttttttaattcCAGATCAGAACGGGATCTGAGCCTGAGAGCTGCTTTTATCTTCAGACCAGCTCGTTTGCACCCGAAACGGCTCGCACAAGGATCCTGGCTAGAAGGAAATCGAAAATAGGACAGATTGTTTAACGGTTGATAAATAAATTGTTTTTTAATATAGAAATACCATTTGTACTGCCTATTTCCTCATTCATCTATTCACTCCTACTGTTCCTTATATCCTAAGAATTGGACGAGTAATTAATGGTTTTCGTCGTCGCGACTTATTGTTGCCTATCTGAAGGAGGAGCTTTCTAATAACCATCCTAATTGTTTTCTTGAGGCACATTTTCCAAAGCCCCCTCCTCCCTGACATTAGGGGCCGAATCCGTGTCTTCGTCATGATTATCCAATGATTGAAGTAGCTTCCCTCTGGTGGCAAAATACTGACAGAGCCGTTTCAGATCGTCGCTAGAGCTTTCCTGCAAGCGTTGCATTTCACTAAAATTATTTCGCTCCAAATTTGGATAGTGCAGCTCCTGCCGGTATTTCAGTTCTTTGATCTTAGTATTAAGTCTGGTCATCTTTACCAACACCTCGTCTGGAGGCGGCCATGAATTGTCATCTGCGGAATTGTAGGCGTAATATTCTCTCGGGTGGGCGATGAAAAGGTAAACATCCGCGTCACAGGATTCGGCAAGTTCATGagcttttcttttcaatgTCTTGGATCGCTTCGTGAACTTGACTCGGGCATTCCTATCAAGATCAGGACCACCCATAATTTCAATGCCGTCTGATAGTAATTGGAGCTGAAaactaaaaaaaaaagcggagacaagaaaaaaagcaGGGGGTTGGCTGTGTCTTCGCGAGGTTTTTGACTTAACTACTTGGACAGGGAAAGTCACTCTATTTATACCCTAACGTTTTTCCCCGGTGAATTTATTGCGTATTCATAATTAGTCTGTTTTCTATCTCCAAAATTAATCAGTCAACCTAGCGCGCGTTTCCTAGGACCAGCATCGGCCGAGCCACTCGATTCGCGCCTGCGCCTTTTACCCCTCGGTGGACTACCGATAACGTCACAGCTGTGGCATGGATTCCGGCAGGGGTATCCATGGTCTCCCCGGCCAAATGGCGACTGCAGTCCTTGCCTTGATGCAAACGTAGCCACGCTCTCAGGAAAGCCACTGATTCTCCAGCGTCGTTTGGAGTGGGTCTGTATAAAGATGTTCACTGTGTAGTCTAAATGGCGGGTTAGGAAAGATATAGGGCGGTTGTAACATCCACAAGAAGGACAGAGACGGTCTAGACCTCCAAAATCGTCGATCAACCCACAATCTGAGACAAAGCTTAGCCCTTCAGGGTAAAGATGTTCTAATGCCGTAATCACCTTCCAAGCCGGCCCCTTGCAGCGTACTGACCCACGACACCAAAATGGTGTCGCGGTATGTTGGGGCAATGAGCCGACGACAAAGAAGAACCTCGAGATTAGCAATGTGGTTGCCGCCTCCCGCGCCATCCGTGCACTGCCGACTTGACCTATAACAAGATTCCGGTAGTCCTCCATGGCCTCAACGGCGTCAATAGTATGCGGTGCATTTCCCAGTGACACATCAAGGCGATGGCAGTCTCCTTTGACTAAATCATTTAGACGACctctccatttcctccaaTCGTTATCAGTTTCCATAGTAGACATCCACGCGTCGAACCCTCGGCGCACAAAACTATCACGAAAAATGTGGCGAAAATGCGGGGTATGATCAATCGACTGGGGTTTTCCAGTACCCAGGGACAGCATTCGTGTGGAACCTATGGCCTGAGGCCAGATCTGGGAGGAGATCTGGCTTGCAATCTCTCCTGCAAAGTTATACTTTAATCCGCCGTCTTGGAAGGAGCCAATACCATGTAGGTCCACAGGCGTAAAGAAGCTTGCGATCCAACCGTTCAGCTCCGTTTATGCAAAGATGATGCTTGGGAGCTACTTACAAAGGGGCGGCGGCTGTGGCCCTGGCACTGGGTGTCTGTTAGCGTTGTGATAGCGTGCAGTGCCGTGTGACGAGATCAAACTTACGCTCTCCACAACGTGGGCTCGTTCCGTGTATCATCCGGGCGTATTATTTGGTAATCTAGTTGTGTTAGGAGAATCAAGTGATAAGAGCTCGTCGAACTTGCCACATTCGCCCCCCTGTTCCTGGGACGCATTGAAATTTCCAATCACAAAGGTACTAGTGTCTCTGGAAATGCTCGTGGTTACTACTCCAACTTTCGAACCGGAACGTCTGGGCCCCAGAGGATCTTCCCGACTAGCACCAAAAATACGACGATCCCCTCCAAAAGCACTTTTCAAGGCCTCATCAAAGACCCGTGAATCATAACAGCTGTCATGTAGGAGCCATTGGGCCCATCTTATCATTTCTCCTAGTAGAGATTTGTATCCAGAGATTCGATAAAGCAGCAGAGGCCAGGTTGAATGGCGTCTTTCGCGAAAAATACCACGCGCCAATGTATTGAAGCGCTTCGAGCAATCTGCCACACTCCAGAACATCGCGAATAACCCTAGGGCAATGTGTCCTCCTGTGATGTCTTAGTAAGGATTCCCTTACTGGAAATATTAGCGTTGCATCACGAGATACCTGACTGACCGGAACTTGtgccaagggcaagagaCACCACATCTTGAATAACGCACGGGTGCAAATATTCCTCTACCAGAAGTAGAAACTCCAACGGAATCACTCCTCTGACCCCCCCACCGTCGATGGCAAGGATTGTAGGGCTCATGGTTGGTGGGAGAACATCCACAATCAACGGCCTCTGATAGAGACAGTAAAGACAGCCTTGGATCGTGAATTGGTACTCTAAACCAGGGACAGGTGATCCGAATACCTGAGCACAACGGTCGCACACTGTATGTCCACAGGATAGAACGTGTTGTGCGGGCTGTAACAGACAATATAGACAAATGTGGTTACTCCGTAAGCGGCATAGTCGACCACTTTGAGATATTAGTTGTTTTTTTCGTaaagatgccgaggaaatTTTTCTTTCTGAGTACTGCTTAAATAGGCCGGAAAAGTGGCATTCAATCAAGTTAGTTTGTTCTGTGGGACATGCATCAAGCCACAGTGCTTTGGATCGGCGATAACTTTGAATCACGACGGACCGATATAAATTTCTAAAAACATCATGGGGATTTGTCGCTATTTGATGTCAGTCTTCTCCTGTAAAGTTATGGAACAGAAAGATCAAACCAAGCATCTCAGGTACATAGTGATCCATAAAAAGGGCCGACGCAACTGATGGGGCTAATTCGGTAAGGAGGAAGTTCGCGCGGTGGCCAATTTCAAGATAGTGCACCAAACGTGATTCTGCGCACAGACAGACTGGACGATCCTTCCTCGTAGCTGTCACAAGATCGAAGGGTTTAGATATATCGTGCAAGGTGTGTTGGACAGCTGATTGGAATAGGGCCATGAAATGCGTCCCGTTCGGTCGAGTCTGATATTCCTGTCGAATAAAGGAAATCGCGTCCACTTGTTCCGCAATCAAGGCTTTCAGCCGCTGGAATCTCGCAGTATCAGATATATGATCATCCTGCAGGTACATAGATACAGTGCCGGAGAATATCCCAGACAGATCTTTGTATCCCCTCTCTCGAATTTTGCGGTGGAGCAGATCCATGTTGGGCTCAttgctctcttctttctttaccTCTGTTCCATATATGAAAATCACTCTGGGTAAAAGCGCctgggagaaagaagacgcGGAGCGAAGCTCTAAGCAGCCAACCAAAAAGTGCACAACCTTATCAAGATCAGGTATGTCGTCGATAGAAATGCAAACCACGTCCGTGAAGACAAAAATCAGTCGCGCCCATATCACTAGCAGCATTTTCCCCGCGGAATAGCTGTCCCAGGATACAGGGAGACCCATGCCGGCTTCAATTCTAGTTTTAGGCCAAAATCGCTCTATTTGTAGGATCTCACCGTCGGCCAATAGAATCGGCTGGACGCTTTCCAAAGAAGCAATATTGGGTCGAAGCTTAATTTGGGCCTTGGAGACATGCCTCTTTATATTGTTCAAGGGACACAGTTGTTGAAGAGCGTAGCCTCTGGCCTTTCCACCGAGGAACACACACAAAGATGGATATTGGTTTTCTGGGTCGGGAAGCTCGGCGACCACACGTTGCAGCCGGCCGTGGTCCAGGATTGCAGGCCTGAAGTCTTCCCGAAGGCCAATGTCAAGCCAGCCAATATCTATGGAATTCTGCATGATGGATCCAAAGCGAGCGTGAAATTCAAATTTTGTCTTTTACAGTCGTGTATATTGGTGAATATTTAAACTGTGCATTTTCCCTTCAATTTCGCAGCTCGTTTCATACGGAGGGTGATATTTGCCTCTACCCAGCTTGTGCAACGGCCATCTGAATCACACCACTAGTTCTCACCCCATTCTCACCCCATTCTCACCCTGCTCTCACCCTGTCCCGCTCATAGCCATATCTACCAatcaatcttttttttttttttttttttttttttgccacTGTACTTTTGCCAAGTCACAGGATAAAAACAACGAGGATTACAGAGCCAGGCATGGCGGGCTAGGGAAGGGGTAATGTGAACTACTCTGCGCCAGACTGCGCCAGACTGCGCCAATTCATCTCGCTTGACCGTACAACCAATCACGTAACATGATCTTCCAACacttccagatcctccagTCAATGAATCAGCTGTTGGGAACCGGAGCGCTTAAAATGAAAGAACATAAAGGGCCCATTTTCCTGCGGCTGTAAATGACGCGCATCCTTCTTTGCAGCCTCTAATATGTCTGATTCCGTTCGCAATCAAGCCCGTCAGGCTTCCATGTCGTTCAATTTCCCAAACGATCCTTGGACAACCCACCACTCTTTCCTATATTCCAACATGGGTAGCGATACCTTAAACTCGGCGACAAGCAATATTACATACAATACACTCAATAATTTCGGCGAATGGGAGGATACTATCATGGGAAACGACGATATTGCCTCCGAATTGTACCAGCAACCCCCAAGGGATTCAGAGGCGACAGATGTTGGCCGGAATGGATATCTTGACATGTCACAGATCCCCAGGTAAATTTTTCTTCCTGACGAATTCAATTCGAGCTAAGAGACCAGAAATCAAAATATTGATGATATACCACCTTCGTCTGCAACAAACACACAGAATTCCTATAGACCGGATATACTGCGTTCCAACATGACCGAGAGATTAGCCCACACGATGGAACGATTTATGACCACAATCAGCCAGTACGGTGCGCTATCGCACACTGTCGACTCTAAAATCGATGGCCTAAATACGCAGCTTGGCAATATGGAACATCGTCTCGAGAGTATGAAGCATCACTTGGATGACGTCGACAATAAAATGGCTACCTTAGACGCGAGATTCAACATTCTCGATGGGTATCTGCTTGAAGTCATAAAGCGGGAGCAGGTGGCAATGGAGAAATTTGGTGACTTGGCCAGTCGTTATCATAGAAAAGACCTGTAGGTTTCGGACCGATCAAATGAGATGACATAAATATGATAGAAATTATCTACTCAGCCACCGTTCACTAAAAGTTGTAGATACATCAATAACTAACTAGCTTCACCTCTGTTGTAGAACATCTTTAAATGTTACGCGTGAACTCAGCCCCATTTCCGTAGTTAGATTCCCAAAGTGTCAGATATCGCTGCTCAGATTCATGAAGACGTGCAGTTGCTCGAGCGAGGGCATCTTCCAGCGAGTTGAAAATATCAAACATCGACTCTTGAAACTGCAAGAGTATCTGTTTGGTCTCTTTATGCCATAGAAGCTCTGCCTTGAGATAGCTCATCTCATACGCGGATTCTTCCAACTGGGCCTTCATGTCTGGAGACAGTTGTTTTGCACGTTTCAACCGGGACGGTAGTCTCTCGAGGTTGTGTGATGTGCCTCCAAGACACAGAATTCGATGATCTGTTGGGGTGATCTCTTCGGATATGGGTTCTAGGCGCTGCCCAGAATAACGACTCATCGTCGAGATACAAATGTCACTAAAGAAGGTGCAGTCTTTGATCAAGGCAATTTATCAGGAGCACTTCAGAGAACAATATTGATTGAAATCACCTAGCGGAGCGTGTTACACCTAAAAGTAATCAGAAACCATCTACGAATGGTGTCTTCTACTACCTATCACCCGATGACGCAAACCAGGGTGAGTACTATACTGACAGGATCTAAAGGCCACAGGATTAGGGCATCCTTGGACTCTTTTTCGGAGCATCAGAAAGTTCTGTAACTGGCGCCACTTACAACAGTGATTGCTTTTGGTGACCTAACACCTATGCGTCTTAAGTAGGGTTGTGTTCGATTCATGCCCATTAAGGTAACCGCCCGGGTTACGGTCCGCGTATGAACCGGTAGCTTTCCGGACATACAATTTTATCCTGGTCCATGGGAGTGGGGTCATGAACCAGGATGTTGTGGAAAATGATCAATGATACGTGAGGTGGAAGCAGCAATAAAACTACTATTCCTTTGAGTCCAGATGTGACGCGTATTTGTTCACGGGATTCATTGATATCTGTCAAGAGACAGCAGTCAGTCAAAAAGTTCATTTACAGTTTCCGGCCACGTCTTCCGCTGGACCTTATCTTAAGGcaacaaaacacaaaatACTATCACGGTATTAATCCCCCCACATTGCGCCATCTAGCATCGGAATGCGCCACTTGGGCCTATTCGGGACAGATCTGCTAAAACGTACTTATGGCGCTCCAGTTTCCGATCGGCAAATCACTAGAAAACCGATCGATTGTCTCTGTCTTGTCCAATAGAGTGATGAATCGGGTCTTGCGTTTAGCTTCCTGACGTGATCCCACGCATGAAAGCTCCTATGCCATTTGACAGGTCCCTGCGGTTTCCCAACATGTCTTTCTCTGCGACATCGAAACAGCTCTGCCACACTAAACGCCCCTGCGACACTGAATATGGCACTGCGACATAGAAAATGGCTCTGCGGCACCCATTGTGCCCGCGATCTTTTCATTTTGCCATTCTCACACCACACCTATGGCGATCAAGGGTGACATGTTTACCTAGGTTCTTAATCTTGTCCAACCAGGCACTGTTATTGCCTACAGGGTGCCTCAATTGATAAAGACAGCAGTCTATGAACTTGTAGCAGAAACCCCCGATCCATCTACTCGTTCTTTGAGATATGTCTTTCCAATCCCAATCGCAAGATCACAAGGCATCACTGCCGTCTGAGAACGTCTATCACCAAGTTAAGCGATTGAACTCCACTGCACTGATATGTATACTAATCCAAAGCCAATATTCTAGTACGACGCGATCACTGGGAAATACGACTGCAATAATTCTCTCTTGATAGAGAAACTACTGCGCCAAGAACAGCAATCGAAGCTCTATCAAGGGCATCTAGAGGCTCGAATTTATAGCGATTTTGCGGCCTATAATAAGTTACGCAACCATTACATACAACAAGAGAGAATGTTTTCAGGGATGCAGCTTGAAAAGGCACAGTTTGAGGCTTCATTGCGCCATGCAGCTGAGGCCTGTCATGCATTGGCTCAGGATCTTTGCttggaaagaaagaaggtGCAGGAGCTTGAGTCTCGTCTTAGGGAGTTATATCCGACAATTAATTCGTGGTTTCAGCGACTGACTCCAGAGGGGCAAAAGACTGCAGGTTTCAATGAAAAAGAGAAAATGGAGCATCTTCTATCGGAAAATCAGCACCAACGAGAGCTGATTGCTTGCCTTCAGTCTACTCTCCATTCTCGTGAGCAGACAGTGCAAGACCTGAAGGCCACGTTAGACCAGGTTGTGCAAGAGCTACCTTCAGGCAAAACCTGTGAAGATGGAATGGATACAGTCGCATCTGAAAGGCCCTCTCTGTGTTCCTCGGAAGGATCCTGTGTTGAGATTATCACAGAAAAACCTTCTTCGCTTAGTGGAGAGGTTTAACTAGAACCGTTCTTACTGTGCATAATTTGTCTATTAATGCCATGAACTTTACCATTGGAGGCTTTTCTATATGCTCATAAACCCCAATACAACATCCATGCCGTCAAAAGTTATAGATACATTATTTCATGGCAGGCCTGACCCACAATGGGATGCATTACACAAGACAGCCAATCTAGATAAAGTAGGAACAGGCAATCTAGCCAAAAGTAGTTCCCCAACtatcaaaaaaaaaaagctcCATTAGGCCGTACCAGCCATAATTTACCTATATTTTGAG is part of the Penicillium psychrofluorescens genome assembly, chromosome: 4 genome and encodes:
- a CDS encoding uncharacterized protein (ID:PFLUO_006448-T1.cds;~source:funannotate), with translation MADQLSIASAIAGLLSLGIKVTQSLINFYSVYQDQDANLAKLMLEFEDLRGVLLSLPTAVQDGRLRANAEVLHQEGFEKITQRWQTLTEELHVECQQIHTDSTTDSKDPIQVAGRPVAYPFRESTLEKLEDLVGEIRELLLSALDVLQVKNDYQIEVQPSNFKSFLERTNMSQIQGGEQVLEQLYKSHNPGNPTVEALLNGLFNLLSQFRDSFILLDALDESPRGDKRKGVLRAIQVIRQWYLPSVHLLVTSRDELDIRRSLDPSRDQDLSIAYSDVDRDIEDFLSHQLKNNSRLQRFKDRHDEIQTKLTANAQGVFGYVESQLSVLERARNWRQLDQCLRFLPHDLDETYARILCGIDERNVEDVRRALSLLCFSTEPLTSNELIDTLVGPNQLSQLDSEGRSSYLDDIIEMCGGLVVVSMTEDDDGLPTSVVRIAHFSVREYLQSDRILQQRAARFAIPKNDAMVSEVAYEMGRKIMIGTPSHIRLKDQERDSGYASASRPTTMTVSSEAALRDDTDSRAAANTDETKHSYNEDIESLASDNDDIDSQASDETTNEGMTGKALIRMFLTEEPHFRLLCEKAMAYMDTQRFVENMRRLLKSFHKNLSAEADAEAEKTVARLLRSRRGRYRISQQIATHIQEEREEISDSNRADLRIPLKNKYLIEKWLGHEYQEVDDQASVSDSDDDTEKDEFPYISELKAFLRGAVSFQVLLKEFMLIFFSTELRHVLLSIRKEDIWVSQEQDLSLTNRFKTWVEDKTHVRWNWWPLESRKRMLRDDVRCASVGRNIYRAIRPSEEDTGCV
- a CDS encoding uncharacterized protein (ID:PFLUO_006449-T1.cds;~source:funannotate); protein product: MTERLAHTMERFMTTISQYGALSHTVDSKIDGLNTQLGNMEHRLESMKHHLDDVDNKMATLDARFNILDGYLLEVIKREQVAMEKFGDLASRYHRKDL